AACTGATAGCTACTTAACGCAAGTCCTTCAGCAAATGCAATCGAAACATCCTTATTGTTAGTACAATTTTTTATAAATATTTTTGAATGTTTATGTTCTTTTACTGATGAAAATAATTTAGCTGCAGATTTTCTGGTACTTTCATTAACTTTGTATGGTTCCTTTTTTTGTTCTGATACAATTAAATATGACCATTTGAAAAAATGATTTACAGAAATTATTTTGTCATCATCTTTTATTTTCTTTTTGACATATTCAATTTCTGTTTTAGAAAATCTTAAATTATTAATATTTGTATCTTTATTAATAATATATATAACCGATTCATCTGTTAATAGCTTATCTTGTTTATATATTTTTATCATAATTTTAAATATTTAAAAAAAATCAAAGTGTAAAGTTAATAAAAATACGAAGTGAAAAGTCTGAATTTAGAATAAATCAATTTTCTTGTAATTAATTAGTGTTAATAATATTAATAAAAGCTTTATTTAAATGCCACAGATTCACAGATTTTATTAACTTGAAAATCTGTGAATCTGTGGCAAAACTATTCAATTATTTCATTTAATAGAATTACTGGTTATTTATATAAATTAATTAGTAACATTTTCTTAAAATAATTTTAATAATTTTGTTATTAAATAATCCTTGAATGAAAATGCAAAAAAGGATATTCTGATTATATTTTTCACTATATTGAAGTTTGTAAAATTATATTTTATGTATATTAATTATTTGTATCGTTTATTTTTATTATTAGGTTTTCTAATTATTGCCAACACAGGGATTTCCAGTAATATTGACAGTTTGATCAATAGTTTAGAAAAAATATCTGATAAAGAAAAAATTGAAGCTTTATTTGAAATTGCAAATAAATTAAGAATCTCTTTTCCCGATAGCTCTATTAGTTATGCAGAAAAAGCTATTAAACTTTCAAAAAAGATAAACTATGATGAAAACCTTGCTCACACTTATGCTTTATTGGGAATAATTTATAAAACTAGTAATAAATATTTTGAAGCCCTGAATTGTTATAAAAATGCATATGACATTTGGAAACTCAAGGAAAATAAAACAAAACTTACTCATTCACATAATAATCTTGGAGTAATACACAATAAAATTGGGAATTACAGTATAGCTCTTAAACATCATTTAAAAGCTTTAGATTTGATGTTAGAAACAAAAAATTATGAAGGCATGGCATTTACTTACACAAATTTAGGTAATGTTTATTTTAATATGAATAATCATGAAAAGGCTAAAGATTATCATTTGAAAGCCCTTAAAATGAGACAATTGGCAGATAATAAGTTTTTAGTAGCTCATTCCTTAAATAATGTTGGTTTGGTATATGAAAAACTGGGAAATAATGATAGTGCTTTATATTATTATTCTAAATCTTTAGATATAAAAAAAGAACAAAATATGTTAAGAGCTATTCCCTTTACCCTTAACAATATAGGAGGCATTTACAAATCGAAAAAAAACTATACAAAAGCACTGGAATTTTATAAATCGGCTCACAATAAGGCTATTAAGACAAATAATAAAGTTATTCTTTCAAAAGTCCTGATAAGCCTTGGTGAAGTTTATATAAAACTTAATAAAAATAATACTGCTATTTCTTATCTTGAACAAGCTTTATTTGTTTCAAAAGAAATAAAAACCAAAGAACAAATAAGAGCAAGTTTATTATTATTATCGGAAATTCATTCAAACATCGGTAATTTTGAAAAAGCTTTGGAATATCACAGGCTTTATTCAGAAATTAATAACAGTATTTTTAATGAACTGGAAAGTATAAGAATTGCTGAATTACTAACAAAACATAAAACAAATAATCTTTTAAAAGAAAACGAGATATTAAAAATTAAAAACGAGTTACAACATTTAGAAATTATTAAGCAACAATACGAAAGAAAAGTTTTAATAGTAACTGGAATTTTTGTTTTTATGATAGTTCTTATAATTTTTTATTTGTATAGGTCAAAATTGAAAGTAAATAAATTATTAAATAATAAAAATAAAATAATTTTTCAGCAAAATCAGGAACTTAAAGATAATTTAGATAAATTATCTGAAAATCAACAACAATTAATAAAGTCAAACTCAACTAAAGATAAATTGTTTTCTATAATAGGTCACGACTTGCTTGGACCTGTAGGAAACATGCAAAATCTGTTTGAATTTCTTTATAACAATTACGATAATGTTGATAAACAAAAGATTATACAATTCCTAAAAATGGGGGTTGATTCATCTACTTCAACTACATATCTTTTAGAGAATTTACTTTACTGGTCAAAATCACAAAAAGATGAAATATTATTTGAACCGGTTTTATCTAATCTTTATGAAATAATTGAAAATAATATTGATATTTTGTCAGGAAACGCTAAAAGAAAATCTATTAATATATCCTTTTCTATATCAAAAGAATTAAATGCAAGGTTTGATATAAACATGATAAATACGGTATTAAGAAATCTAATTTCAAATGCAATTAAATTTACAAATGAAGACGGAAAAATTAATATTTCAGCTATACAATCAGAAGAATTTATTGAGATTTCCGTAGCTGATAACGGAATAGGAATTAAAAATGAAGTTAAAGAAAAAATATTCGCAGAAGCACAGTTTTTTAGTTCATTTGGTACGAATAATGAAAAAGGTACAGGCTTAGGATTATTACTTTGTAAAGATTTTGTTGAAAAAAACGGTGGCAAAATATGGGTTGAAAATAATAAAAACAAAGGAAGTATTTTTAAATTTACTTTGCCTGTATGATGATGATTAATAATGTAAAATACAAAAACATTGCTATTTTTTACCTATAAGAAAACTCTTAAAATTTATAATTATGCTGTCATTTCGACTGAAAGGAGAAATCTTATAACACAATGTAAATCAATTGAATGAGATTTCTCACTTCGTTCGAAATGACAATATAGGAATTTTTCTACGGACACTATTTAATTAAAACATAAATAAAAAATATATTAAACAAGATGAATATTACTAAAAGTTTTAACAAACCTTTTTTTAGAATTATAATTTCTATAATTTTAGGATTACTGGTTTTTATATTGTCAAGATATTTTGCTGATATAACAACCAATAACTTACCTAATATTATTAAGCCTGAAAATCATTTAGGAAAGAATTTTATTTTTAAATTGTTCATGTTGATTTTATCTGTAATAATAATTCTTTTACTAAATGGTGGAAAATTATATTCTTATGGCTTTAACAAAGGAAAAAATGTAAATTATGCAAGAATAATATGGATAAGTTTTATTTTAAGCATTATTTGCCTTGTTATTGTTATTATTTTAAATATTTTTTACTTTGTTATTACCAAAACCGAACCAAAAGGATTTGATGCCGCTCCTTTTTATCAGACAATAATTTTTGTATGGTTATGGTCAAGTATTTGCGAAGAAGTTCTTTCACGCGGATTAATTCAGGGTTTTCTTGAACCATTAGTTAAATTTAAAATTTATGTTTTCAAAAAAAATATAAGTTTACCTGTTTTTGTTGCAGCATTATTTTTTTCCTGTATGCACTTGTCATTATTAAAAACAGGAATGAGTTTGTCTTTGGTGATTGGAATATTAATTAGTACATTTATTTTAGG
This window of the Bacteroidales bacterium genome carries:
- a CDS encoding tetratricopeptide repeat protein, with the translated sequence MYINYLYRLFLLLGFLIIANTGISSNIDSLINSLEKISDKEKIEALFEIANKLRISFPDSSISYAEKAIKLSKKINYDENLAHTYALLGIIYKTSNKYFEALNCYKNAYDIWKLKENKTKLTHSHNNLGVIHNKIGNYSIALKHHLKALDLMLETKNYEGMAFTYTNLGNVYFNMNNHEKAKDYHLKALKMRQLADNKFLVAHSLNNVGLVYEKLGNNDSALYYYSKSLDIKKEQNMLRAIPFTLNNIGGIYKSKKNYTKALEFYKSAHNKAIKTNNKVILSKVLISLGEVYIKLNKNNTAISYLEQALFVSKEIKTKEQIRASLLLLSEIHSNIGNFEKALEYHRLYSEINNSIFNELESIRIAELLTKHKTNNLLKENEILKIKNELQHLEIIKQQYERKVLIVTGIFVFMIVLIIFYLYRSKLKVNKLLNNKNKIIFQQNQELKDNLDKLSENQQQLIKSNSTKDKLFSIIGHDLLGPVGNMQNLFEFLYNNYDNVDKQKIIQFLKMGVDSSTSTTYLLENLLYWSKSQKDEILFEPVLSNLYEIIENNIDILSGNAKRKSINISFSISKELNARFDINMINTVLRNLISNAIKFTNEDGKINISAIQSEEFIEISVADNGIGIKNEVKEKIFAEAQFFSSFGTNNEKGTGLGLLLCKDFVEKNGGKIWVENNKNKGSIFKFTLPV
- a CDS encoding CPBP family intramembrane metalloprotease, whose protein sequence is MNITKSFNKPFFRIIISIILGLLVFILSRYFADITTNNLPNIIKPENHLGKNFIFKLFMLILSVIIILLLNGGKLYSYGFNKGKNVNYARIIWISFILSIICLVIVIILNIFYFVITKTEPKGFDAAPFYQTIIFVWLWSSICEEVLSRGLIQGFLEPLVKFKIYVFKKNISLPVFVAALFFSCMHLSLLKTGMSLSLVIGILISTFILGIIAGYYREKTGSLIPAILCHIVFNIGGSLPIIIKYLIEFLTV